The following coding sequences are from one Plectropomus leopardus isolate mb chromosome 10, YSFRI_Pleo_2.0, whole genome shotgun sequence window:
- the ska3 gene encoding LOW QUALITY PROTEIN: spindle and kinetochore-associated protein 3 (The sequence of the model RefSeq protein was modified relative to this genomic sequence to represent the inferred CDS: inserted 1 base in 1 codon): protein MDPTSLFFTKLKKLAVTLESETTTLQRAFETRKQDGDSETAAKALRAYHELNCDVRSLKGQIQGQLAQQKARENEVSSFINACRVMEQRVSKDIQTLRAHWKXYGYQAPRETQRPTKVKGHESEAEDEPADAGDSKSAEGEESQEEAGSDHSSSPPKVGPPPFTDALRTPQLSDFGLSEMQLKRNLAGAEWCSEVPPMPEMSLPHPALNTPAPPPLPLTPKCALRMDDDELQTPQMHDFGISEHTMCLNNDFTMDLFRKNVEKPQRPSQDAPAPPVTSLMESLQTKAQTLESPEPPVFCTPGFKIKKTNGHCSPNAQTNGDPESPGHPGNLPTTPEVPAFQTPYVNRLVSTKKSARQPETVNMQTDDDTHTFELPSPRNGTTGSKRTWEYDVPDISIMGMEDKQMPEMPNLESVLGNSLQNRSAKMLKKTSEHEKLTKEPAVNRLELDGPTQEFKFGTPRVHMYDQEPSTPEMPDLSSITQDICKLVSQAQLKKTAMAVVHPNVRPENDKNRAVSLTVVSESEFRSLPSYMRQMTLNNLNQAVHNINKFLAECPGEKSEFQMEELRRICCVGTKTRVYILCLTELKRLKQMEGARNTSVYKLNAHN from the exons ATGGACCCGACGTCTCTCTTCTTTACGAAGCTGAAAAAGCTGGCGGTGACTCTGGAGTCAGAAACTACGACGCTTCAGCGCGCGTTTGAGACCCGAAAACAGGACGGTGACAGCG AAACCGCGGCCAAAGCTCTGCGAGCGTATCACGAGCTGAACTGTGACGTCAGGAGCCTGAAG GGGCAGATCCAGGGTCAGCTCGCTCAGCAGAAAGCACGAGAGAACGAAGTGAGCAGCTTCATTAACGCCTGCAGAGTGATGGAGCAGAGAGTCAGTAAGGACATCCAGACACTGAGGGCACACTGGA AATACGGTTACCAAGCTCCCCGAGAGACGCAGAGACCAACCA aggtcaaaggtcatgagTCAGAGGCTGAAGATGAACCAGCAGATGCAGGTGACAGTAAGTCAGCAGAAGGAGAAGAGAGCCAGGAGGAGGCAGGAAGTGATCACTCCTCATCGCCTCCAAAAGTGGGTCCGCCCCCCTTCACTGACGCACTGCGAACCCCGCAGCTCTCCGACTTCGGTCTCTCTGAGATGCAGCTGAAGAGAAACCTGGCCGGGGCCGAGTGGTGCTCCGAGGTGCCCCCCATGCCCGAGATGAGCCTCCCTCACCCTGCTCTCAACACGCCTGCACCGCCACCCCTGCCCTTAACCCCAAAATGTGCCCTGCGGATGGATGACGATGAGTTGCAGACACCTCAGATGCACGACTTTGGCATTTCAGAGCACACCATGTGTCTGAACAACGACTTCACAATGGATCTGTTCCGCAAGAACGTTGAAAAGCCCCAAAG ACCGTCACAGGACGCACCTGCACCGCCAGTCACCTCTCTAATGGAGAGTTTGCAGACAAAAG CACAAACCCTGGAGTCCCCGGAGCCGCCTGTGTTTTGCACCCCGGGGTTTAAGATCAAAAAGACAAACGGTCACTGCTCCCCAAATGCCCAAACCAACGGTGACCCAGAGTCCCCCGGTCACCCCGGCAACCTTCCTACCACCCCTGAGGTCCCTGCGTTTCAAACTCCATACGTGAACCGACTGGTCAGCACCAAAAAG AGCGCACGTCAGCCCGAAACGGTCAACATGCAAACTGATGATGACACCCACACCTTCGAACTTCCATCACCTCGAAACGGAACAACCGGCTCCAAACGCACCTGGGAATACGACGTGCCAGATATCTCCATCATGGGTATGGAGGACAAGCAGATGCCCGAGATGCCAAACCTGGAGTCGGTTTTGGGAAattctttacaaaat AGAAGTGCAAAAATGCTGAAGAAGACAAGTGAGCATGAAAAGTTGACCAAGGAGCCTGCTGTCAACCGTCTGGAGCTGGATGGACCCACTCAGGAGTTCAAATTTGGGACACCGCGCGTCCACATGTACGACCAGGAGCCCAGCACCCCTGAGATGCCAGACCTCAGCTCTATAACACAGGACATCTGTAAA cttGTGTCCCAGGCTCAGTTGAAGAAGACTGCCATGGCCGTCGTGCACCCAAATGTCCGAccagaaaatgataaaaacag AGCTGTGAGTCTGACTGTGGTGTCTGAGAGTGAGTTCAGGAGTTTGCCCAGCTACATGAGGCAGATGACTCTGAACAACCTGAACCAGGCGGTccacaacatcaacaaattCCTGGCAGAGTGTCCAG
- the LOC121948680 gene encoding potassium/sodium hyperpolarization-activated cyclic nucleotide-gated channel 1-like: MYTVLVANATTMIANIDPAAKEYKSKMSRLEHYMAFMKLPPELQLRINNYYQARYGGKWFHEKDVMDTVSSALKEQILMVMCSRLLRKVPMFQNRDENFINAILPKLEYDVFLEGDAIVRQNVPGDRMFFIDHGQVLMETDSYERELCDGDYFGETCVLTKGKHLATVRALTDCQCFSLSWDDLQEALEGFPDVKKDLEKMVQLDSDGGLV; encoded by the exons ATGTACACCGTCCTCGTGGCAAACGCTACAACCATGATCGCAAACATCGACCCAGCAGCCAAGGAGTACAAGAGCAAA ATGAGCCGTCTGGAGCACTACATGGCCTTCATGAAGCTCCCGCCAGAGCTGCAGCTTCGAATCAACAACTACTACCAGGCTCGCTACGGAGGGAAGTGGTTTCATGAGAAGGACGTCATGGACACGGTGTCCTCAGCGCTCAAAGAG caaATCCTGATGGTGATGTGCAGCCGGCTGCTGAGAAAAGTACCAATGTTTCAGAACAGAGATGAAAACTTCATCAACGCCATCCTCCCCAAATTGGAGTACGACGTGTTCCTGGAGGGAGACGCCATCGTCCGACAGAACGTCCCAGGCGACCGAATGTTCTTCATCGACCACGGCCAGGTGCTCATGGAGACCGATTCCTACGAGAGGGAACTCTGTGACGGAGACTATTTTGGAG AGACGTGCGTGCTGACCAAAGGCAAACATCTGGCCACAGTGAGGGCGCTGACCGACTGCCAGTGCTTCTCTCTGTCCTGGGACGACCTTCAGGAGGCGCTGGAGGGCTTCCCAGATGTCAAGAAGGACTTAGAAAAAATGGTTCAGCTCGACTCTGATGGTGGGCTCGTGTAA
- the hcn5 gene encoding potassium/sodium hyperpolarization-activated cyclic nucleotide-gated channel 3, giving the protein MEKLKGPAAGCTTATCGWRALLLPQLNRQSLYVYGSEMAVEKECIRQLQSGVFVIHPFSLMRSYYIMCMMAITFLNLIGIPMEIAFLDGNSGLAWEGFNVFSDTLFLIDVALNFRMGIIAEDGEEAILDIKQIRVSYLRSWFIPDVIAAFPIGYILLFADLQYHNDDNPSKTNKMMRILMFVRILSLIRLARVSRLVRFFNEVEKVSNANLEVVRLFFRVLSLFMMIFLLCHWNGCIQYFVPMLEEFPSDCWVRKENLMNATVIVKYSWGVFRALSQMIALSYGSMNAPTSENY; this is encoded by the exons ATGGAGAAACTAAAAGGTCCCGCCGCAGGATGCACCACAGCCACCTGTGGATGGAGAGCCCTGCTTCTCCCGCAGCTGAACAGGCAGTCCCTGTACGTGTACGGCAGCGAGATGGCCGTGGAGAAGGAGTGCATCCGGCAGCTGCAGAGCGGAGTCTTTGTCATCCACCCGTTCAGCCTCATGAG GAGTTACTACATTATGTGCATGATGGCCATCACGTTCCTGAACCTGATTGGGATTCCCATGGAGATAGCATTTCTGGACGGGAACAGCGGGCTGGCATGGGAGGGATTTAACGTGTTTTCAGACACGCTTTTCCTGATAGATGTGGCTCTGAATTTCCGTATGGGCATCATAGCAGAGGACGGCGAG GAAGCTATTCTGGATATCAAGCAGATCCGCGTCAGTTACCTGAGGTCATGGTTCATACCGGACGTTATCGCTGCGTTCCCGATCGGCTACATACTGCTGTTCGCG GACCTACAGTACCACAATGATGACAACCCCTCCAAGACCAACAAGATGATGAGGATACTGATGTTTGTGCGGATCCTCAGCTTGATCCGGCTGGCTCGAGTGTCCAGATTGGTCAGGTTTTTCAACGAGGTGGAGAAA GTGTCGAATGCAAACTTGGAGGTGGTCCGCCTCTTCTTTCGTGTCTTGTCTCTGTTCATGATGATTTTCCTGCTGTGTCACTGGAACGGCTGCATCCAGTACTTTGTCCCCATGCTGGAGGAGTTTCCCTCTGACTGTTGGGTCCGCAAAGAAAACCTGATG aATGCCACAGTGATCGTGAAGTACTCCTGGGGAGTTTTTCGAGCTCTCTCCCAGATGATCGCCCTCTCCTATGGCTCCATGAATGCACCTACAAGTGAGaattattga